From the Chryseobacterium fluminis genome, the window CTTTTAAAAAGTCAGGATTCTGGTGGATATTGTCACACAGCCATTGCAGTTTTTCTTCGTAATCCGGACGGTCATCAAAGCTTAAACCTCTGAAAACGGCACATTCTCCGGTTCCTTTTCTTCCGTTTTCCGAAATTTCAAGAATGAACGTTTCCTTTTCATGCAAAACGCCGCGAGATGTTCCACTCGGGCGCTTGAATTCTAACAAATATTTAAAATACGTTGCTGTCATTATTTTACACTATCAATTCGCATAAATTCCTCCGCTTTCTCAACCATATCAACACTTCCACAGAAGAACGGAATTCTCTGGTGCAGTTCTGTCGGTTCGATTTCCAGAATTCTTCTGAAACCATCGGTTGCCTTTCCGCCTGCCTGTTCAGCCAGGAAAGCCATTGGATTGCATTCGTATAATAATCTCAGTTTTCCATTAGGAGCCTGGGAATAAGAAGGATAGATGTAAATTCCGCCCTTGAGCATATTTCTGTGAAAATCTGCAACCAGTGAACCGATATACCTTGAGGTGTACGGTCGGTCCCCTTCTTCCATCTGGCAATATTTCAGATAATTTTTAACACCCTGGGGAAATTTAATGTAATTTCCTTCATTAATTGAATAGATTTTACCTGTTTTCGGAAACTGCATATTCGGATGTGAGAGATAATAAGTACCTAAAGAAGGATCCAGTGTAAAGCCATTTACTCCGTTTCCGGTCGTGTAGACAATCATGGTTGAAGATCCGTAGATCACATACCCTGCAGCAATCTGATTAACCCCTTTCTGTAGAAAATCTTCCATCTGAACCGGGGTTCCGGGTTCGGTAACCCTTCTGTAAATTGAAAAAATAGTTCCCACAGAAACGTTTACATCAATATTTGAGGATCCGTCAAGCGGATCAATCAATACGACATATTTGCTTAGGTGGCCGTTTTCGCCGCATTTAATGTCTATAAAATCATCATTTTCTTCGGAAGCAATACCACAGACCACTTCTCTCTGAGACAATGCAGTGATAAAGATATCATTGGCAATAACGTCCAGTTTCTGCTGCTCTTCGCCCTGAACGTTTTCGTTTCCGGCTTTTCCGATAATATCTGCAATTCCGGCCTTATTCACCTCCCTGTTTACGACCTTTGAAGCTAATCTTATGGCACTTAAAAGACGGGAAAATTCACCTGTGGAGTACTGGAAATCGTCCTGCTTATCAATAAGAAATTCTCCTAAAGTCTGTAATGGCTGATCTGACATATTTTTTCTTTTTACGTTTTCACCAAATTTCGTAAAATTTATTACATTTTAAAGCTTTTTTGTATAAAAGACCTTAATCCTTGTCTTACAACCAGATACACTTACAATAATTCCCGATCCATCACATTTATTGTTAAAATGAATTCCCCAATCTGTTAAAGCATTACGAAAAATTCAGACGAATTACTGATTTTAATCAAATCTTAAGCCTAACCTGCAGCACGCCTATTTCATATCTCGTTGTAAATTTATAATTTTGACACCCGTAAAAAACTCAACTAATTTTTATCTAACAATTTTATTATTAACAATTTAATGAAAATTTTCAAGTTTGGTGGAGCATCGGTAAAAGATGCTGAAAGTGTAAAAAATGTGTCTATGGTGTTAAAAAGCCAGGGATTTGCCAAATGTCTGCTGGTTATTTCAGCCATGGGCAAGACGACGAATGAGTTGGAAAAAGTTGTAGAACTTTATTTCAAGAAGGATAACTATCAGACTGAGATTGAAAAGATAAAACGAAAACACATGGGGATCGCGGAAGGTCTGTTTCCTGAAAACCACCCGGTTTTTGCAGAAATTAATCTGTTTTTTGATGATATTGATTCTTTTTTAAGAAGAAACAAATCTCCGAACTACAATTTCGTTTACGATCAGGTGGTTAGTTGCGGAGAAATGATTTCCACTAAAATTGTAAGCGAGTATCTGAACGAAATCCAGTTTTCCAACCAATGGCTGGACGCAAGAGATTATGTAAAAACGGATAATTCATACAGGGAAGGAACCGTAGACTGGACGAAAACGGAAGAATTTATTTCTCATTTAAATAAAGAAATCTGCTATGTTACGCAGGGGTTCATCGGATCCGATGATAATAATTTTACAGTGACGCTGGGAAGAGAAGGTTCGGATTATTCTGCCGCCATCTTTGCTTACTGCCTGAATGCAGAAGCTATGACGATCTGGAAAGATGTACCCGGAGTGATGACGGGAGATCCGAGAAAATTCAAGGATGTAACCCTTCTTTCGAATATTTCTTACGAAGAAGCTATTGAGATGGCTTATTACGGCGCCAGTGTCATTCACCCGAAAACGCTGCAGCCGCTTCAGCAAAAAAACATTCCCTTTTTTGTAAAATCATTCATAGATCCTACCAAAGAGGGAACAAAAGTAGGTGCTTCAGAAAAAAACCAAAGCGAAGAATCCTATATATTAAAAGAAAATCAGACGTTATTAAAAATATCAACGAGAGACTTCTCCTTCATTGCAGAAGACCATATGAGCCTGATTTTCGGATATCTGTCGAAATATAAGATCAAAGTTTCCCTAATGCAGAATTCTGCTATTTCATTAGCTTTATGTCTGGAAGATAAATTCGATAATGTAAATGAACTTAATGAAGAACTGCAGAAAGTATTTTCTACTGAAGTAGTTAAAAATGTATCTTTATTTACCGTAAGAAACGCGAAGATAGAGAACATAGATAAATTTTACCAGGAAAAAAGTGTATTATTGGAGCAGATTGCGAAGAATACGCTTCAAATGGTAACACACTAAAACAAATTGCGACTAAACACATATGAGTTTAATTTCGAAAAACGATTTAATCCAGGCTTCCGGCTTAAGTAAAATAGGATTTCTAAAAAATCCTGTGGCATCTGCTGTTATGAGCGTTGCCAAAATTAATAAAGTTAATAAGCTGTACGACAAACTGAAAGACAAGGAAGGTAAAGACTTTTTCGACTCATTTGTGAGAGAAAGAAACTTAAGCTATATCGCTTTCGAAGAAGACCTGGCTAAAATTCCGAAAACGGGGCCGTTTATTCTGGTTTCGAATCATCCGTTGGGAGCGATTGACGGGATTTTAATGTGCAAAGTCCTATCTGAAGTCCGTCCGGATTTCAAGGTAATGGGTAATTTTCTTCTGGAAAAAATAAAGCCTATGGAGCCGTACGTCATTTCCGTAAATCCTTTTGAAAACAGAAAAGGGGCCTACAGCAGTTCATCCGGAATGCGTGAAACCCTGAAACATTTACAGAACGGAGGATGTGTAGGCATTTTCCCGGCGGGAGAAGTTTCAAACAAAAACAATCCGTACGGTGAAATCTTAGATAAAGAATGGGAAAAGCCGGCGCTTAAGCTGATAAAAATGGCCAAAGTGCCGGTAGTTCCGATGTATTTTCATGCGAAAAACAGCCGTTTATTTTATCAGGTTTCTAAGGTGCATCCGAATTTACAGACCCTCATGCTGCCTGCAGAAATGATGAATGACAGGGAAAAACCGATCCGCATCCGGATCGGAAAACCTATTGCGGT encodes:
- a CDS encoding aspartate kinase, with translation MKIFKFGGASVKDAESVKNVSMVLKSQGFAKCLLVISAMGKTTNELEKVVELYFKKDNYQTEIEKIKRKHMGIAEGLFPENHPVFAEINLFFDDIDSFLRRNKSPNYNFVYDQVVSCGEMISTKIVSEYLNEIQFSNQWLDARDYVKTDNSYREGTVDWTKTEEFISHLNKEICYVTQGFIGSDDNNFTVTLGREGSDYSAAIFAYCLNAEAMTIWKDVPGVMTGDPRKFKDVTLLSNISYEEAIEMAYYGASVIHPKTLQPLQQKNIPFFVKSFIDPTKEGTKVGASEKNQSEESYILKENQTLLKISTRDFSFIAEDHMSLIFGYLSKYKIKVSLMQNSAISLALCLEDKFDNVNELNEELQKVFSTEVVKNVSLFTVRNAKIENIDKFYQEKSVLLEQIAKNTLQMVTH
- the fbp gene encoding class 1 fructose-bisphosphatase — encoded protein: MSDQPLQTLGEFLIDKQDDFQYSTGEFSRLLSAIRLASKVVNREVNKAGIADIIGKAGNENVQGEEQQKLDVIANDIFITALSQREVVCGIASEENDDFIDIKCGENGHLSKYVVLIDPLDGSSNIDVNVSVGTIFSIYRRVTEPGTPVQMEDFLQKGVNQIAAGYVIYGSSTMIVYTTGNGVNGFTLDPSLGTYYLSHPNMQFPKTGKIYSINEGNYIKFPQGVKNYLKYCQMEEGDRPYTSRYIGSLVADFHRNMLKGGIYIYPSYSQAPNGKLRLLYECNPMAFLAEQAGGKATDGFRRILEIEPTELHQRIPFFCGSVDMVEKAEEFMRIDSVK